One Novosphingobium sp. G106 DNA segment encodes these proteins:
- the leuS gene encoding leucine--tRNA ligase — MTERFDPAAADLRWQRIWDEKQSFRADDASAKPRSYVLEMFPYPSGRIHIGHVRNYTMGDVLARYKRMQGFEVLHPMGWDAFGMPAENAAMEKGVHPGGWTRENIANMKAQLKRLGFALDWSRELATCEPEYYGHEQALFLDLYAAGLVYRKESAVNWDPVDMTVLANEQVIDGRGWRSGALVEKRKLSQWFLKITQFADELIEGLDSLENWPEKVRLMQENWIGKSQGLRCTFRFVDSADGIEVYTTRPDTLFGASFVAIAADHPLAQRLAANAPELAAFIEECKRGGTTAAELETAEKLGFNTGLSVEHPLKKSWHLPVYVANFVLMDYGTGAVFGCPAHDQRDLDFARKYELPVTRVVAEGDETGSTFHGNEAYTGPGRIVNSEWLDGMSVDEAKAAVIAKAQHDHWGQGETQYRLRDWGVSRQRYWGTPIPFIHCGTCGIVPVPKEQLPVVLPEDVDFKTPGNPLLRHPTWKDVACPQCNEPASRETDTLDTFVDSSWYFLRFASQPADRPFDPEAIKRWLPVEQYIGGIEHAILHLLYARFWTRALKHIGLIDIAEPFASLFTQGMVTHETYSRVDPGNGQPVFFSPAEVDRGGESATLIADGAPVEIGRVIKMSKSKKNVVDPDEIVATYGADAIRWFMLSDSPPERDLPWSEAGIEGCGRFVQRLWRLFAQYDASAQGEDKALDRKRDQTVAATAEDIEALSFNKAVARIYELTSAIEKAAPSASRSQAIKTVLLLVAPMMPHLAEEAWASIGEGLVAEAAWPPVDPALLVEDEVTVAVQVKGKLRDTLTVAKGTPREELEALALASDKVQRALDGAEVKKVIVVPDRLVNLVA; from the coding sequence ATGACCGAGCGTTTCGACCCGGCCGCGGCCGACCTCCGCTGGCAGCGCATCTGGGACGAGAAGCAGAGCTTCCGCGCCGACGACGCCAGCGCCAAGCCGCGCAGCTACGTGCTGGAGATGTTCCCCTATCCTTCGGGGCGCATCCACATCGGCCACGTCCGCAACTATACGATGGGCGACGTGCTCGCCCGCTACAAGCGGATGCAGGGCTTCGAAGTGCTGCACCCGATGGGCTGGGACGCCTTCGGCATGCCGGCGGAGAACGCCGCCATGGAAAAGGGTGTCCACCCCGGCGGCTGGACGCGCGAGAACATCGCCAACATGAAGGCGCAGCTCAAGCGCCTGGGCTTTGCGCTCGACTGGAGCCGTGAACTGGCGACCTGCGAGCCCGAATATTACGGTCACGAACAGGCGTTGTTCCTCGATCTCTATGCGGCGGGCCTCGTCTACCGCAAGGAATCGGCGGTCAACTGGGACCCGGTCGACATGACCGTGCTTGCCAACGAGCAGGTGATCGACGGGCGCGGCTGGCGCTCGGGCGCGCTGGTCGAGAAGCGCAAGCTCAGCCAGTGGTTCCTTAAGATCACCCAGTTCGCCGACGAACTGATCGAGGGTCTCGATAGCCTCGAGAACTGGCCCGAGAAGGTTCGCCTGATGCAGGAGAATTGGATCGGCAAGTCGCAAGGCCTGCGCTGCACCTTCCGCTTCGTCGACAGTGCCGACGGCATCGAGGTCTACACGACCCGGCCCGACACGCTGTTCGGCGCGAGCTTCGTGGCGATCGCGGCGGACCACCCGCTGGCCCAGCGCCTCGCCGCCAATGCGCCCGAGCTCGCCGCTTTCATCGAGGAATGCAAGCGCGGCGGCACCACCGCGGCCGAGCTGGAGACGGCCGAGAAGCTGGGCTTCAACACCGGCCTGTCGGTCGAGCACCCGCTCAAGAAGTCCTGGCATCTGCCCGTCTATGTCGCGAATTTCGTGCTGATGGACTACGGCACGGGCGCGGTCTTCGGCTGCCCGGCGCATGACCAGCGCGACCTCGACTTCGCGCGCAAGTACGAGCTGCCCGTGACGCGCGTCGTGGCCGAAGGCGACGAGACCGGGAGCACTTTCCACGGCAACGAGGCCTATACCGGCCCGGGCCGCATCGTGAATTCCGAATGGCTCGACGGCATGAGCGTCGACGAGGCCAAGGCTGCGGTCATCGCCAAGGCGCAGCACGATCACTGGGGCCAGGGCGAGACGCAGTACCGTCTGCGCGACTGGGGCGTCTCTCGCCAGCGCTACTGGGGCACGCCGATCCCCTTCATCCACTGCGGCACTTGCGGCATCGTTCCTGTGCCCAAGGAGCAGCTGCCGGTCGTGCTGCCCGAGGACGTCGATTTCAAGACGCCGGGCAACCCGCTGCTGCGCCACCCGACTTGGAAAGACGTCGCCTGCCCGCAGTGCAACGAGCCGGCGAGCCGCGAGACCGACACGCTCGACACCTTCGTCGACAGCTCGTGGTATTTCCTGCGCTTCGCCAGCCAGCCGGCCGACCGTCCGTTCGATCCCGAGGCGATCAAGCGCTGGCTGCCGGTCGAGCAGTACATCGGCGGCATCGAGCATGCGATCCTGCACCTGCTCTATGCGCGCTTCTGGACGCGCGCGCTCAAGCACATCGGCCTGATCGACATCGCCGAGCCTTTCGCCAGCCTGTTCACCCAGGGCATGGTTACGCACGAGACCTATTCGCGTGTCGATCCGGGCAACGGCCAGCCGGTGTTCTTCTCGCCCGCCGAGGTCGATCGCGGCGGTGAAAGCGCGACTTTGATTGCCGATGGCGCGCCGGTCGAGATCGGCCGTGTCATCAAGATGTCGAAGTCGAAGAAGAACGTAGTCGATCCCGACGAGATCGTTGCGACTTACGGCGCCGACGCGATCCGCTGGTTCATGCTGTCCGACAGCCCGCCCGAGCGCGACCTGCCCTGGTCCGAAGCCGGCATCGAGGGCTGCGGTCGTTTCGTCCAGCGCCTCTGGCGCCTGTTCGCTCAGTACGATGCCTCGGCGCAGGGCGAGGACAAGGCTCTGGACCGCAAGCGAGACCAGACCGTCGCGGCGACAGCCGAGGACATCGAAGCGCTGTCGTTCAACAAGGCCGTCGCGCGGATCTATGAGCTGACTTCGGCAATCGAGAAGGCCGCGCCGTCGGCCAGCCGGTCGCAGGCGATCAAGACCGTGCTGCTGCTCGTCGCGCCGATGATGCCACATCTGGCCGAGGAGGCCTGGGCTTCTATCGGCGAGGGCCTGGTCGCCGAAGCCGCCTGGCCGCCGGTCGATCCGGCACTGCTGGTTGAGGACGAGGTGACCGTTGCGGTCCAGGTCAAGGGCAAGCTGCGCGACACGCTGACCGTCGCCAAGGGCACCCCGCGCGAGGAACTGGAGGCGCTTGCCCTGGCCAGCGACAAGGTCCAGCGTGCGCTCGACGGGGCGGAAGTGAAGAAAGTTATCGTCGTGCCCGACCGTCTGGTAAATCTCGTCGCGTGA
- the holA gene encoding DNA polymerase III subunit delta — MKATQRDFAGMAARASGAAKVFFFCGPDEAGAHDAAQKILSLLPDPGERVELSGGDLKRDPVKLGDEARSNSLFGDTRHILIRAQGDEVYDAVEVLLSGEVEPCPVLIVAVGATDKSRTAKLLADRPDALVAMFHPPDLKSVAASVRAMADAAGLRIGGDLAERIARAAGLDTRLARSEVTKLALYLDASAESPRSADAAALDAIGAKTEEDGFGALVNAVLGGEKAKIPGELKRIRELGLNPVGLLLAIERRAAQLAALAAKLGPKGDVTALLKAEVAARRVFWKDERELGAQLRQWRGRKLERLVDKLVGMHRSLLTNSQDADLLLSQGLAEIARAAAG, encoded by the coding sequence GTGAAGGCGACCCAGCGCGACTTTGCCGGCATGGCGGCGCGCGCGTCCGGGGCGGCGAAGGTCTTCTTCTTCTGCGGCCCCGACGAGGCCGGCGCGCACGATGCCGCGCAGAAGATCCTGTCGCTGTTGCCGGATCCCGGCGAGCGGGTCGAGCTGTCGGGTGGCGATCTCAAGCGCGATCCGGTCAAGCTCGGCGACGAGGCCCGCTCCAACTCGCTGTTCGGCGACACCCGGCACATCCTGATCCGCGCTCAGGGCGACGAGGTCTATGACGCAGTCGAAGTGCTGCTGTCGGGAGAGGTCGAGCCCTGTCCGGTGCTGATCGTCGCGGTCGGCGCCACTGACAAGTCGCGCACGGCCAAGCTGCTGGCCGACAGGCCCGATGCGCTCGTCGCGATGTTCCATCCGCCCGATCTCAAGTCGGTCGCGGCTTCGGTGCGCGCGATGGCGGACGCGGCGGGCCTGCGCATCGGCGGTGACCTGGCCGAGCGGATCGCCCGCGCCGCTGGTCTCGACACCCGGCTGGCGCGGTCCGAGGTGACCAAGCTCGCGCTCTATCTCGACGCCAGCGCCGAAAGCCCGCGGAGTGCCGATGCCGCCGCGCTCGACGCGATCGGCGCGAAGACCGAGGAGGATGGTTTCGGCGCGCTGGTCAATGCCGTGCTGGGCGGGGAAAAGGCGAAGATTCCTGGCGAACTCAAGCGTATCCGCGAACTTGGGCTCAATCCGGTGGGCCTGCTGCTGGCGATCGAGCGGCGTGCCGCGCAACTCGCCGCACTCGCCGCCAAGCTCGGGCCGAAGGGCGATGTCACTGCGCTGCTCAAGGCCGAAGTCGCGGCGCGGCGCGTGTTCTGGAAGGACGAGCGCGAGCTCGGTGCGCAGCTGCGGCAATGGCGCGGTCGCAAGCTCGAGCGGTTGGTCGACAAGCTGGTCGGCATGCA
- the lptE gene encoding LPS assembly lipoprotein LptE, whose amino-acid sequence MKKLAALLLAVALPMALGGCGLQPLYAGGGKGAVAQGLATIDVSPIEGKAGWLVRNALVDRLGAADGKNGAARYRLDIRLDDKLEGLALLSDDTIGRERRTLRARYQLVDLNNGQIVLDASDGSDAGIDVVSSEYAVIAAENTALENLSKDIADRIVTKVAVQLRKSQ is encoded by the coding sequence GTGAAGAAACTCGCCGCCCTGCTGCTCGCCGTCGCGCTGCCAATGGCTTTGGGCGGATGCGGGCTTCAGCCGCTCTATGCGGGCGGCGGCAAGGGTGCGGTAGCGCAGGGTCTCGCCACGATCGACGTCTCGCCGATCGAAGGCAAGGCCGGCTGGCTGGTGCGCAATGCCCTGGTCGACCGGCTCGGCGCGGCCGATGGCAAGAACGGCGCGGCGCGCTATCGGCTCGACATCCGGCTCGACGACAAGCTCGAAGGCCTGGCGCTGCTGTCCGACGATACGATCGGCCGCGAACGCCGCACCTTGCGCGCGCGCTATCAGCTCGTCGATCTCAACAACGGCCAGATCGTGCTCGACGCCAGCGACGGTTCGGACGCGGGCATCGACGTGGTCTCTTCCGAATATGCGGTGATCGCCGCCGAGAACACCGCGCTCGAGAACCTCTCGAAGGACATCGCCGACCGCATCGTGACCAAGGTCGCGGTGCAGCTCCGCAAGAGCCAGTGA